A single genomic interval of Phocoena sinus isolate mPhoSin1 chromosome 15, mPhoSin1.pri, whole genome shotgun sequence harbors:
- the ZNFX1 gene encoding NFX1-type zinc finger-containing protein 1 has protein sequence MEDRRPCPEARPRNPHINHRGPVDGELPPRARNQADNPPASALRGGANQPARHPRANNHPVPHRQREERFGAVGRNPHQGRRNQEGHASDEPRGQRHGQENDTRQRNGNQEGRNRRPPRSGENFQQWRNPHQKPAEQPQQVKKLGYKFLESLLQKDPSEVVITLATSLGLKELLSHSFMKSNFLELICQVLRKACSSKMDRHSVLHVLGILKNSTFLRVCLPAYVVGMSTESIPHVRNQYPEHISNIISLLQDLVSVFPASSVQETSMLISLLPASLNALRASGVDIGEETEKNLEKVQTIIKHLQEKRREGTLRVDTYTLVQPEAEDHVESYRTMPIYPTYNEVHLDERPFLRPNIISGKYDSTAIYLDTHFRLLREDFVRPLREGILELLQSFEDQGLRKRKFDDIRIYFDTRIITPVCSSTGIVYKVQFDTKPLKFVRWQNSKRLLYGSLVCMSKDNFETFLFATVSNREQEDLCRGIVQLCFNEQSQQLLTDVQPSDSFLMVETTAYFEAYRHVLEGLQEVQEEDVPFQRNIVECDSYVKEPRYLLMGGRYDFTPLIKNPSATGESLRNTEGLRHSRVNVLDPSQWPSKETLKLDDSQMEALQFALTRELAIIQGPPGTGKTYVGLKIVQALLTNEAVWQISLQKFPILVVCYTNHALDQFLEGIYKCQKTSIVRVGGRSNSEILKQFTLRELRNKREFRRNLPMHLRRAYMSIMTQMKESEQELHEGAQTLECTMRGVLREQHLEKYISLQHWKSLMNGPIQNSEWVCFQGWKHSMMLEWLGLGVGSFTQSVAPAGPENTAKAEGEEEEEEGEEEGSLIEIAEEAELIQADRMIEEEEVVRPRRRKKEENGAVQELAKVLLAMRLDNYGPGTAAGQEQAAGEWENQRNQKKKMKKKVKVELRKLNTMTEAEANEIQDVWQLDLNSRWQLYRLWLQMYQADTRRKILSYERQYRTSAERMAELRLQEDLHILKDAQVVGMTTTGAAKYRQILQKVEPRIVILEEAAEVLEAHTIATLSKACQHLILIGDHQQLRPSANVYDLAKNFNLEVSLFERLVKVNIPFVRLNYQHRMCPEIARLLTPHVYQDLENHPSVLKYEKIKGVSSNLFFVEHNFPEQEIQEGKSHQNQHEARFVVELCKYFLCQEYLPSQITILTTYTGQLFCLRKLMPAKTFAGVKVHVVDKYQGEENDIVLLSLVRSNQEGKVGFLQISNRICVALSRAKKGMYCIGNMQMLAKVPLWSKIIHTLRENNQIGSALRLCCQNHPVTHTLVSKASDFQNVPEGGCSLPCEFRLGCGHVCTRACHPYDSLHKEFQCMKPCQKVICQDGHRCPLVCFQECEPCQVKVPKVILRCGHEQMVPCSMPESDFCCQEPCPKVLKCGHRCSHPCGEDCVQLCSEKVTVKLKCGHSQKVKCGHVEDLRYDLPVKCTTKCGTILDCGHPCPGSCHSCFKGRFHERCQQPCNRLLICSHKCQEPCIGECPPCQRTCQNRCVHSQCKKKCGELCSPCVEPCDWRCQHYQCTKLCSEPCDRPPCYVPCTKLLACGHPCIGLCGEPCPKKCRVCHQEEVTQIFFGFEDEPDARFVQLEDCSHIFEVQALDRYMNEQKDDEVAIKLKVCPVCQVPIRKNLRYGTSIKQRLEEIEVVKEKILGSAGEIAVSQERLKALLERKNLLYQLLPEDFLMLKEKLAQKNLSVKDLGLVENYISFYDHLAGLYDSLKKVHVLEQKQVRTRLDQVHEWLAKKRLSFTSQELDDLQSEIQRLTYLVNLLTRCRIAEGKVRGSVAEEVSRVRKILEGTCKFTREDEQLVQRKMEALKATLPCSGLGISEEERAQIVKAIGYPRGHWFKCPNGHIYVISDCGGAMQRGTCPDCKEVIGGVNHTLERSNQLASEMDGAQHPAWSDTANNLMNFEEFQRMM, from the exons ATGGAGGACCGAAGACCTTGTCCGGAGGCCCGGCCCAGGAATCCTCATATTAACCACAGAG GGCCTGTGGATGGAGAATTACCACCAAGAGCTAGAAATCAGGCCGATAATCCACCGGCCAGTGCTCTCAGAGGAGGAGCCAACCAGCCCGCAAGGCATCCTAGGGCCAACAACCATCCTGTTCCTCATCGGCAAAGAGAAGAGAGGTTTGGGGCAGTGGGCAGGAACCCACATCAGGGAAGGAGAAACCAGGAGGGGCATGCCAGTGATGAACCTAGAGGCCAAAGACATGGTCAGGAAAATGACACCAGGCAGAGAAATGGCAACCAGGAGGGAAGGAACCGCAGACCACCACGATCCGGTGAAAACTTTCAGCAGTGGCGGAACCCCCACCAAAAGCCTGCAGAACAGCCACAGCAGGTGAAGAAACTGGGCTACAAGTTCCTAGAAAGTCTTCTGCAGAAAGATCCCTCTGAGGTGGTCATCACACTTGCCACAAGTTTAGGACTGAAGGAGCTCTTGTCTCATTCTTTTATGAAGTCCAACTTCCTTGAGCTCATCTGCCAAGTTCTTCGGAAGGCTTGCAGTTCCAAAATGGACCGCCACAGCGTTCTCCATGTTCTGGGCATATTGAAGAATTCCACATTCCTCAGAGTCTGCTTGCCGGCTTATGTGGTAGGGATGAGCACTGAATCCATCCCCCATGTTCGAAACCAGTATCCAGAACACATTAGCAACATCATCTCCCTCCTCCAGGACCTTGTAAGTGTCTTCCCTGCCAGCTCTGTGCAGGAAACTTCCATGCTCATTTCTCTCCTGCCAGCTTCTCTTAATGCTTTGAGAGCCTCTGGTGTTGACataggagaagagacagagaagaaccTGGAAAAGGTCCAGACCATCATCAAACATCTGCAGGAAAAGAGACGAGAGGGCACTTTAAGAGTGGACACCTACACTCTCGTGCAGCCTGAGGCAGAAGACCATGTTGAGAGCTACCGGACCATGCCCATTTACCCCACTTACAATGAAGTGCACTTGGATGAGAGGCCATTCCTTCGCCCCAACATCATTTCTGGAAAATACGACAGCACTGCTATCTATCTGGATACCCACTTCCGACTCCTGCGAGAGGATTTTGTCAGACCCCTGCGGGAGGGCATTTTGGAACTTCTCCAAAGCTTTGAAGACCAAGGCCTGAGGAAGAGAAAGTTTGATGACATCCGAATCTACTTTGATACCAGGATTATCACCCCCGTGTGTTCGTCAACAGGCATTGTCTACAAGGTGCAATTTGACACAAAACCACTGAAGTTTGTTCGCTGGCAGAACTCCAAGCGATTGCTCTATGGGTCCTTGGTGTGCATGTCCAAGGACAACTTTGAGACGTTTCTTTTTGCCACCGTGTCTAATCGGGAGCAGGAAGATCTCTGCCGAGGAATTGTCCAGCTCTGCTTCAATGAGCAGAGCCAACAGCTGCTAACAGATGTCCAGCCCTCTGACTCTTTCCTCATGGTGGAGACAACTGCATACTTTGAGGCCTATAGGCACGTCCTGGAAGGACTCCAGGAAGTCCAAGAGGAAGACGTCCCCTTCCAGAGGAACATCGTGGAATGTGACTCTTATGTGAAGGAGCCAAGGTACTTGCTAATGGGGGGCAGATATGATTTCACTCCCTTAATAAAGAATCCCTCTGCCACTGGGGAATCTCTGAGGAATACTGAGGGCTTGAGACATTCCAGAGTTAATGTCTTAGACCCCAGCCAGTGGCCCTCAAAAGAAACCCTGAAGCTGGATGACTCCCAGATGGAAGCCTTGCAGTTTGCTCTCACAAGAGAACTGGCTATTATTCAAGGACCTCCTGGAACAG gCAAAACCTATGTGGGTCTAAAAATTGTTCAGGCCCTTCTAACCAACGAGGCTGTTTGGCAAATTAGCCTCCAGAAGTTCCCCATCTTGGTTGTGTGTTATACTAATCATGCTTTGGACCAGTTTCTGGAAG GCATCTATAAGTGTCAAAAGACCAGCATTGTGCGGGTAGGTGGAAGGAGCAACAGTGAAATCCTGAAGCAGTTCACCCTGAGGGAGCTGAGGAACAAGCGGGAATTCCGCCGCAACCTCCCCATGCACCTCCGAAGGGCCTACATGAGT ATCATGACACAAATGAAAGAGTCAGAGCAAGAGCTGCATGAAGGGGCCCAGACCCTGGAGTGCACCATGCGTGGCGTACTACGGGAACAGCATCTGGAGAAGTACATCTCCCTCCAACACTGGAAAAGCCTGATGAATGGACCAATACAG AATAGCGAATGGGTTTGCTTCCAGGGCTGGAAGCATTCCATGATGCTGGAGTGGCTGGGTCTAGGTGTTGGTTCTTTCACCCAAAGTGTTGCTCCAGCAGGACCTGAAAATACAG CCAAggcagaaggggaggaggaggaggaagaaggggaagaggagggttCGCTGATTGAGATCGCAGAGGAGGCTGAACTGATTCAAGCAGACCGGATGATTGAGGAGGAAGAGGTGGTGAGGCCCCGGCGacggaagaaggaagagaatgggGCAGTACAGGAGTTGGCTAAAGTGCTTCTGGCCATGAGGCTAGACAACTATGGCCCCGGGACAGCAGCCGGGCAGGAGCAGGCTGCAGGAGAGTGGGAG AACCAGcgcaaccagaaaaagaaaatgaagaagaaggtGAAGGTTGAACTTCGCAAGCTGAACACCATGACTGAGGCCGAGGCCAATGAAATCCAGGATGTTTGGCAGCTGGACCTGAATTCTCGCTGGCAGCTTTATAG GCTGTGGCTACAGATGTACCAGGCTGACACCCGCCGAAAGATCCTCAGCTATGAACGTCAGTACCGCACATCAGCAGAGAGAATGGCTGAGCTGAGACTCCAGGAAGACCTGCACATCCTGAAAGATGCCCAAGTTGTAGGAATGACAACAACAG GTGCTGCCAAATATCGCCAGATCCTGCAGAAGGTGGAGCCTCGGATCGTCATCCTGGAAGAGGCTGCTGAAGTCCTTGAGGCCCACACCATTGCCACCCTGAGCAAAGCTTGCCAGCACCTCATTCTGATTGGGGACCACCAGCAG CTGCGCCCCAGTGCCAATGTGTATGATCTGGCCAAGAATTTCAACCTTGAGGTGTCCCTCTTTGAACGGCTGGTGAAAGTAAACATTCCCTTTGTCCGTCTGAACTACCAG CACCGCATGTGCCCTGAAATTGCCCGGCTTTTGACACCCCACGTTTACCAGGATCTGGAAAACCATCCCTCTGTTCTCAAATACGAGAAGATTAAG ggGGTCTCTTCCAACCTTTTCTTTGTAGAACACAACTTTCCTGAACAGGAAATCCAAGAAGGCAAAAGCCACCAGAACCAGCACGAGGCTCGCTTTGTGGTGGAGCTGTGCAAGTACTTCCTGTGTCAGGAATACCTGCCCTCCCAGATCACCATCCTCACCACCTATACCGGGCAGCTCTTCTGCCTGCGCAAACTCATGCCTGCCAAGACATTTGCTGGTGTCAAGGTCCATGTGGTGGACAAATACCAAGGGGAGGAGAATGACATCGTCCTCCTCTCACTAGTGCGCAGCAACCAGGAAGGCAAGgtgggttttctccagatatcCAACCGCATCTGCGTGGCCTTGTCCCGTGCCAAGAAGGGAATGTATTGCATTGGAAACATGCAGATGCTGGCCAAGGTGCCCTTGTGGAGCAAGATCATCCATACCCTTCGAGAGAACAATCAAATAGGCTCTGCCCTCCGGCTGTGCTGCCAGAACCACCCTGTTACCCACACTTTAGTATCCAAAGCTTCTGACTTCCAAAACGTGCCCGAAGGAGGCTGCAGCCTACCCTGTGAGTTCCGGCTGGGCTGTGGGCACGTCTGCACCCGTGCCTGCCACCCCTATGACTCCTTGCACAAGGAGTTCCAGTGCATGAAGCCATGCCAGAAGGTGATCTGCCAAGACGGGCACCGGTGCCCCCTTGTTTGCTTCCAGGAGTGTGAGCCTTGTCAGGTGAAGGTGCCCAAAGTCATTCTCCGGTGCGGCCATGAACAAATGGTCCCTTGTTCCATGCCTGAGTCAGATTTCTGCTGCCAAGAGCCTTGCCCCAAGGTCCTGAAATGTGGGCACAGGTGCAGCCACCCATGTGGTGAAGACTGTGTGCAGTTGTGTTCAGAAAAGGTCACCGTGAAACTCAAGTGTGGGCACAGCCAAAAGGTGAAGTGTGGCCATGTGGAGGACCTCAGGTATGACCTGCCAGTCAAATGCACCACCAAGTGTGGCACCATCTTGGACTGTGGGCATCCATGTCCCGGCTCCTGCCACAGCTGCTTCAAAGGGCGCTTCCACGAGCGCTGTCAACAGCCCTGCAATCGCCTGCTCATCTGTTCACACAAGTGCCAGGAGCCGTGCATTGGTGAGTGCCCGCCCTGCCAGCGGACCTGTCAGAACCGCTGCGTCCACAGCCAGTGCAAGAAAAAGTGTGGGGAACTGTGCAGTCCCTGTGTGGAACCCTGTGACTGGCGCTGCCAGCACTACCAGTGCACCAAACTCTGCTCTGAGCCCTGTGACAGACCCCCCTGCTACGTGCCTTGTACTAAGCTGCTGGCTTGCGGCCACCCCTGCATTGGTTTGTGTGGGGAACCATGCCCCAAGAAGTGCCGTGTCTGCCACCAGGAAGAAGTCACCCAAATCTTCTTTGGCTTTGAGGATGAGCCAGATGCCCGCTTTGTACAGCTGGAAGACTGCAGCCACATCTTTGAGGTGCAAGCCCTGGACCGCTACATGAACGAGCAGAAGGATGACGAAGTTGCCATCAAGTTGAAGGTCTGCCCTGTCTGCCAGGTGCCCATCCGCAAAAATCTGAGGTATGGAACTAGCATCAAACAGCGGCTGGAAGAGATTGAAGTTGTCAAGGAAAAGATCTTGGGCTCAGCAGGGGAAATTGCAGTCAGCCAGGAACGACTTAAGGCCCTACTGGAGAGGAAGAATCTCCTTTACCAGCTGCTCCCTGAAGACTTCCTGATGTTGAAAGAGAAGCTGGCCCAGAAAAATCTGTCAGTGAAGGACCTGGGCCTTGTTGAGAATTATATCAGCTTCTATGACCACCTGGCTGGCCTATATGATTCCCTGAAAAAAGTGCATGTCTTAGAACAGAAGCAGGTGAGGACTCGGTTAGACCAGGTCCATGAGTGGCTGGCCAAGAAGCGTTTGAGCTTCACCAGCCAGGAATTGGATGACCTCCAAAGTGAAATCCAGAGGCTCACATACTTGGTGAACCTGCTGACCCGCTGCAGGATAGCAGAGGGGAAGGTGAGAGGCAGCGTAGCAGAAGAGGTCTCCAGAGTCCGGAAGATCCTCGAGGGGACGTGTAAGTTCACCCGGGAGGATGAACAGCTTGTGCAGAGAAAGATGGAGGCTCTGAAAGCCACCCTTCCCTGCTCTGGCCTGGGCATCTCAGAGGAAGAACGAGCGCAGATCGTCAAAGCCATAGGTTACCCTCGTGGCCACTGGTTCAAGTGCCCCAATGGCCACATCTATGTGATTAGTGATTGTGGGGGAGCCATGCAGAGGGGCACGTGTCCTGACTGTAAGGAGGTGATTGGGGGCGTGAACCATACTCTGGAAAGAAGCAATCAGCTTGCTTCCGAGATGGATGGGGCCCAGCACCCTGCCTGGTCTGACACGGCCAACAACCTGATGAACTTTGAGGAGTTCCAGAGGATGATGTAG